A single window of Thermoanaerobaculia bacterium DNA harbors:
- a CDS encoding four helix bundle protein, with the protein MEIENPKSEIAGRTLGSSARRFDLEERTLFFALAVRDFVRTLPRDIANVADAAQVIRSSGSVGANYIEANEALSKKDFLFRIKICRKEAKESGYGLTLIDAGRDAILRSRREALIRESGELTNIFGAILRKTRPA; encoded by the coding sequence ATGGAAATCGAAAATCCGAAATCCGAAATAGCGGGGCGGACCCTCGGGAGCAGCGCTCGACGTTTCGATCTCGAAGAGCGGACATTGTTCTTCGCTCTCGCGGTTCGCGACTTCGTCAGGACCTTGCCCCGCGATATCGCAAACGTCGCGGACGCCGCGCAGGTCATCCGCTCCTCAGGATCGGTGGGAGCGAACTATATTGAGGCGAATGAAGCCCTGAGCAAGAAGGACTTCCTGTTTCGAATCAAGATCTGCCGAAAGGAGGCGAAGGAGTCGGGCTACGGGTTGACGTTGATCGACGCAGGAAGAGACGCGATCCTACGCTCTCGTCGGGAGGCTCTTATCCGGGAGTCAGGTGAGCTGACGAACATCTTCGGCGCCATTCTTCGAAAAACCAGGCCCGCGTGA